One region of Candidatus Riesia pediculischaeffi genomic DNA includes:
- the coaE gene encoding dephospho-CoA kinase (Dephospho-CoA kinase (CoaE) performs the final step in coenzyme A biosynthesis.), which translates to MLRRTVAITGGIGSGKTVVSRMFSNFKIPVIDFDVIAKGIIFSNFFFNHVQYAFKNDIYMINEEFFDRKFLRNVFIGNVRVQKFFESFIHPMVYRIAILNWRSLIRHHPYVILVIPLLFEKKLEKFFDRILIIDSFAEVQIERVIKRDDMSQYEAEWFIFNQIRRRDRTKKKYIENVDIIENNSVNDEITLMNQVLEKHVQYLDMMNDRYKIKLEEYF; encoded by the coding sequence ATGCTACGAAGAACTGTGGCTATTACAGGCGGTATTGGGTCCGGAAAGACGGTTGTTTCAAGGATGTTTTCTAATTTTAAAATTCCTGTGATTGATTTTGATGTAATTGCGAAGGGTATAATTTTTTCTAACTTTTTTTTTAATCACGTACAATATGCATTTAAAAATGATATTTATATGATAAATGAGGAATTTTTCGATAGAAAATTCCTACGCAATGTTTTTATCGGTAACGTTCGCGTACAAAAATTTTTTGAAAGCTTCATTCACCCGATGGTATATCGGATCGCGATTTTAAATTGGAGATCTCTTATTCGTCATCATCCTTATGTGATATTGGTTATTCCATTGCTCTTTGAGAAAAAATTAGAGAAGTTTTTTGATCGAATATTGATCATAGATAGCTTTGCAGAGGTTCAAATAGAGAGAGTTATCAAAAGAGATGATATGTCCCAATATGAAGCGGAATGGTTTATCTTTAATCAAATTCGTAGAAGAGATAGAACAAAGAAAAAATATATTGAAAATGTCGATATCATTGAAAACAATAGCGTTAACGATGAGATTACCTTGATGAATCAAGTTCTTGAAAAACACGTTCAATACTTGGACATGATGAACGACAGATATAAAATCAAATTGGAAGAATATTTCTAG
- a CDS encoding GTPase codes for MIYLISALHKIGIHRLMRNVTDLYHRTSCERGRKEVFLQNRLHTIHQKNIKKEKSNIIRITIIGRQNVGKSTLINRILGENRIVVSDTPGTTRESIDISISKIFKIGKDRCYLTDTAGITKNISEKMNEMNISVREIMKRIRCSEVVLLLIDPERLTRSENLLINLMIKMGSSFMIVFNKLDKIPHRDRDKFRKTIIDGLNFVKFFRIHFISALYQDDFKSLLRSIKITFQSKFTDIKKDHLREIVENIERNHLTTKKGLNPDAMRLKDIRISQGVNRTLKITIFSKSLDKIKRNYMKYVENKIYRYLSEDVKMIGRPVKIIFKRYKSSNK; via the coding sequence ATGATCTACTTGATTTCCGCTTTACATAAGATCGGTATCCACCGATTGATGAGAAATGTAACCGATCTCTATCATCGAACATCGTGTGAACGCGGTAGAAAAGAAGTTTTTTTACAGAACCGTCTTCACACGATTCATCAAAAGAACATTAAGAAAGAAAAATCGAACATTATCAGAATAACGATCATCGGACGACAGAACGTTGGAAAATCTACATTAATCAACAGAATTCTTGGAGAGAACCGTATAGTAGTTAGCGATACTCCAGGAACGACTCGGGAGAGCATAGATATCTCCATAAGCAAAATTTTTAAAATCGGGAAGGATCGGTGTTATCTGACAGACACGGCAGGTATCACAAAGAATATCTCAGAAAAAATGAATGAGATGAACATCTCAGTACGAGAGATTATGAAACGCATAAGATGTTCCGAGGTTGTTTTGTTATTAATAGATCCAGAGAGATTAACTAGATCAGAGAATTTACTGATCAACTTGATGATTAAAATGGGATCATCTTTCATGATAGTATTCAACAAATTAGATAAAATTCCACATCGCGATCGAGATAAGTTTCGAAAAACTATCATAGATGGATTAAATTTCGTAAAATTCTTTAGAATACACTTCATTTCCGCGCTGTATCAGGATGATTTTAAAAGTTTGTTACGTTCAATAAAGATAACTTTTCAATCTAAGTTTACCGACATTAAAAAAGATCATTTAAGAGAGATCGTCGAAAATATCGAGAGAAATCATCTAACAACTAAAAAAGGTTTAAACCCTGATGCGATGAGACTGAAAGATATTAGAATATCTCAAGGAGTTAATAGAACATTAAAGATCACAATCTTTTCGAAGAGCTTAGATAAAATAAAAAGAAATTATATGAAATATGTAGAAAATAAAATATATCGATATCTATCGGAAGATGTCAAAATGATAGGTAGACCGGTTAAAATAATCTTTAAGAGGTACAAATCTTCTAATAAATAG
- a CDS encoding YfgM family protein, translating into MKRNKSLLRIFFSLVVVFFSMWCMTDVVKIVDRSKDSTISTMKKFSRTLMENFERIRAFLFKKKDVGEIFHEITLASDLVKRGNLNRAEEVLSKVVRQFEGDCHLKDLINLRIARIQIALNKVEESMNTLRMIKGESLRCITEELNGDALMKKKSFKKARLSYEESLKFCKIASLKMKIENKISTLFE; encoded by the coding sequence AAATCGTTGCTTCGTATTTTTTTTTCTCTTGTGGTCGTTTTTTTTTCAATGTGGTGTATGACGGACGTTGTTAAGATTGTTGACCGATCTAAGGATTCAACAATCAGTACGATGAAAAAATTTTCAAGAACGTTAATGGAAAATTTCGAAAGAATTAGAGCGTTCCTTTTTAAAAAGAAAGATGTTGGGGAGATTTTTCATGAAATCACATTAGCAAGCGATCTTGTAAAAAGAGGGAATTTGAACAGAGCAGAGGAGGTATTATCGAAAGTTGTTCGTCAATTTGAAGGAGATTGCCATCTGAAGGATTTGATAAACCTTCGTATAGCGAGGATACAGATAGCTTTGAATAAAGTTGAAGAATCGATGAATACGTTACGTATGATTAAAGGAGAATCTTTACGTTGTATTACAGAAGAATTGAATGGAGACGCTTTGATGAAGAAAAAAAGTTTTAAAAAAGCGAGGTTGTCCTATGAGGAATCTTTGAAATTTTGTAAGATTGCGTCGTTGAAAATGAAGATAGAAAACAAGATTAGCACTCTTTTTGAGTAA